GCAAACACGAAATTCTGTCCCCCAAGATCATTACAGATTTTTCAGTTGTCAACGAAAATGTGAGTTTCAGTAGAGTTAAATGTGACATTCCTGATGCTCATAATTTAATAAAACCGATTTCTTCTGTCTTTTCAGGACCAAACGGAAGCATGTCGCAGGAATTGATAGACCTGGAGGAGTTGGTTCGAACTTGGGTCAATGACTTCCCGCTTGACAAGAGCCAACGTAAAGATGCAGACGACATATTGTCCACAGATATAAACTGGAACCACGTGCGAATACATCATGGGAAAACGGAATATTACGACACGATCAAGAAGTCAACGCCTAAAACGCACGTGCTGTTTAGCGCGCATTTTACAAACGATACAGACCAACAGCAGGTCTATACCCTTAAGACCGAAAGGAGAACAAAATCAACATGCAATATCTCTATGGAAAAATGTTACACGATTGGATTTAGCCTTGACATTAAATTGTGCCCGCCAAATCCTGTGATAGAAGCAAACGCTGGTTTCAAAGGCGAAATGTCAGTTAAAAAGGCAGACGAAGAGTCATTTGAAGAGGAACTCGTTTGGTCTGTCGATAATCAGATCAGCGTTCCGCCAAAAGTCAAAACAAAAGCTGATCTGGTGCTAAAAGAAGACGAGTACACGAGTCATTTCAAATGTGAGACCAAGTTTGAAGGAAAGATTCACGTAACGTTGAGAAGCAAGCGTGATAACTCCCCAATTACTACGCTGACGGGCGATGTCCGACATATTTTCCGTGCAGATCAAGGTTTCCGAGTAGATAAAACTGGAATTTATTACGTGTCGCAAGGACGGTGTAAATGTAGGTTCGGAATAGAGCAGCATGTAAGGCTTAGCCAAATAGCATTGAAAGATGTGGTTGATACGGACGAAGATGAAAATACGGAATGAAACTTTTCTTGATCCTAAATGCTGGTTGTGAAAAATCAGATTGCTGAATGTACATAGAACTTCAAATACATACTACATTTGGAAGACCTTTATTCATTCCGAAATTTATAATATGAGAGATAAATTCATTAACAACCACGACTGATATAGATACATTCCAGAAAATATATAGGACCGCAAAATACATGAGGATACTTTAAAATGACATGaattgaaaaacaagaaaaaataataaaagcattattttttaattaaaaaaatgacagaaagaaAAGTATATTCTGCATGTGATGTGGTTGGTGGATAAACAATTAGTGCATTTTAGATGCATGATGAAGCACGAGAGAAAGAGATACCCATAGGCAACACGCACGTGACTTTTGATTGACAAATTAATTATTATGACACCTTCTGGACATCTTCATCTTGAACTGCGTAGTGTTTACAGATCAATTTAAGCTTTTGTGACATATTACGGTAATACGGTATGCGCTGACTTTATGTATTTGACCTGCAGTGATAAGATTATACTTTTCATATTCAGTTGTTATGTAAGTATTAATAGTTGTATTTAAATAGATCGATTCAATGCATATACCCCACCGTTCCTagtctttttatataattaacaggttgttacaacttgctctaaagtttgaattatatttttccatttcCAGTTTTAtgtagaaattctacaaaatgtcCTTGTTCTCGAAAATGTCCTGGTTCTCGAAAGTagaattttcctttttttttcgaaagcgcTCATTGGGCGTGGTTAAACATGTAACTGGTTTTTTACATTACAGTCTGCCATTTTTACGTTTTCTCTGTAATTACATTTTTCTGTGGATGTTACAATACATAACAAGtagaaaaacaatttattatcTGCCTGCCACTGGTAAAACATGCGAAATGCTTTGAATGTCAAGTTTTGAACTCTCCGGTGTATGCAAGAGCCaatgttgtgttgttttttctccGAGGCAATTTATCAATCTCTTTTGGAGAAGATGCTACAATTTGTCATGACTTTCTTAattgttttcaagaaaacaaTTTGCGGGTCTTATTTCTATTGATTTCTCTCCATACAAAGACAGAATATGACCCTAGAGTACATTCATTAACAGTGCCAGACTGAGTCTCAGGATTAATTCTGACACATTTCATGGTAATTGGAGGATCCAGTCCAATATCTAGCTATCTGTTGCAAGAACAAACCTTATCTGGTTATCAGTGATGATGCTTTTAGATGTTTGATATTTTAGATCTTTGTGTGATATCGAAATAATCTACCTCTAAACAGGTGCTTTATTTTGATGAAGAGCCTAGAAAAGtgcacatgtttgttttgcattCCAACTGATATTACCACTGCAGTTATAGAGGGGCATTTCAGAATCGTATGTTTTGCGATAAGAGCTATAGAGGGGCATTTTAGAATCGTATGTTTTGCGATAAGAGCTATAGAGGGGCATTTAAGAATCGTATGCAATAAGAGCTATAGAGGGGCATTTAGGAATCGTATGTTTTGCAATAAGAGCTATAGTGGGGCATTTAAGAAACGTATGTTTTGCGATAAGAGCTATAGAGAGGCAATTAAGAATCGTGTTTTGCAATAAGGGCTATAGAGGGGCATTTAAGAAACGTATGTTTTACGATATGAGCTATAAAGGGGCATTTAAGAATCGTGTTTTGCGATAAGAGCTGTGGAGGGGCATTTAACAAGCGTATGTTTTGCGATAAGAGCTATAGTGGGGCATTTAAGAATCGTATGTTTTGCAATAAGAGCTATAGAGGGGCATTTAGGAATCGTATTTTTTGCAATAAGGGCTATAGAGGGTCATTTAGGAATCGTATGTTTTGCAATAAGAGCTATAGAGGGGCATTTAGGAATCGTATGTTTTGCAATAAGAGCTATAGAGGGGCATTTAAGAATCGTATGTTTTGCGATAAGAGCTTTAGAGGGGCATTTAAGAAACGTATGTTTTGCGATAAGAGCTATAGAGGGGCAATTAAGAATCGTGTTTTGCAATAAGGGCTATAGAGGGGCATTTAAGAAACGTATGTTTTACGATATGAGCTATAAAGGGGCATTTAAGAATCGTGTTTTGCGATAAGAGCTGTGGAGGGGCATTTAACAAGCGTATGTTTTGCGATAAGAGCTATAGAGGGGCATTTCGGGATCGTATGTTTTGAGATAAGAGCTATAGAGGGCCATTTAGGACTCGTATGTTTTGCAATAAGAGCTATAGAGGGGCATTTAAGAATCGTATGTTTTGCGATAAGAGCTATAGAGGGGCATTTAGGAAAATTATGTTTTGCGATAAGAGCTATAGAGGGACATTTAAGAATCCGTATGCTTTGCAATAAGAGCTAAAGAGGGGCATTTAAGAATCGTATGTTTTGCAATAAGAGCTATAGAGGGGCATTTAAGAATCGTATGTTTTGCGATAAGAGCTATAGAGGGGCATTTAAGAATCCGTATGTTTTGCAATAAGAGCTAAAGAGGGGCATTTAAGAATCGTATGTTTTGCAATAAGAGCTATAGAGGGGCATTTAAGAATCGTATGTTTTGCGATAAGAGCTATAGAGGGGCATTTAAGAATCGTATGTTTTGAGATAAGAGCTACAGAGGGGCATTTAGGAATCGTATGTTTTGCGATAAGAGCTATAGAGGGGCATGTAGGAATCGTGTTTTGCGATAAGAGCTGTGGAGGGGCATTTAAGAATCGTATGTTTTGCGATAAGAGCTGTGGAGGGGCATTTAAGAATCGTATGTTTTGTAATAAGATCTATAGAGGGGCATTTAAGAATCGTATGTTTTGCAATAAGAGCTATAGAGGGCATTTAGGAATCGTATGTTTTGCGATAAGAGCTATAGAGGGCATTTAGGAATCGTGTTTTGCGATAAGATCTGTGTAGGGGCATTTAAGAATCGTATGTTTTGCGATAAGAGCTATAGAGGGCATTTAAGAATCGTAGTTTTGCAATAAGAGCTATAGAGGGGCATTTAAGAATCGTATGTTTTGCGATAAGAGCTACAGAGGGGCATTTAGGAATCGTATGTTTTGCGATAAGAGCTATAGAGGGGCATTTAGGAATCGTGTTTTGCGATAAGATCTGTGTAGGGGCATTTAAGAATCGTATGTTTTGCGATAAGAGCTATAGAGGGGCATTTAGGAATCGTGTGTTTTGCGAGAAGATCTATAGAGGGGCATTTAGGAATCGTGTTTTGCGATAAGATCTACAGAGGGGCATTTAGGAATCGTATGTTTTGCGATAAGATCTATAGAGGGGCATTTAGGAATCGTGTTTTGCGATAAGAGCTGTGGAGGGGCATTTAAGAATCGTATGTTTTGCGATAAGATCTATAGAGGGGCATTTAGGAATCGTATGTTTTGCGATAAGAGCTATAGAGGGGCATTTAGGAATCGTATTTTTTGCAATAAGGGCTATAGAGGGTCATTTAGGAATCGTATGTTTTGCAATAAGAGCTATAGAGGGGCATTTAGGAATCGTATGTTTTGCAATAAGAGCTATAGAGGGGCATTTAAGAATCGTATGTTTTGCGATAAGAGCTTTAGAGGGGCATTTAAGAAACGTATGTTTTGCGATAAGAGCTATAGAGGGGCAATTAAGAATCGTGTTTTGCAATAAGAGCTATAGAGGGGCATTTAGGAATCGTATGTTTTGCAATAAGAGCTATAGTGGGGCATTTAAGAAACGTATGTTTTGCGATAAGAGCTATAGAGGGGCAATTAAAAATCGTGTTTTGCAATAAGGGCTATAGAGGGGCATTTAAGAAACGTATGTTTTACGATATGAGCTATAAAGGGGCATTTAAGAATCGTGTTTTGCGATAAGAGCTGTGGAGGGGCATTTAACAAGCGTATGTTTTGCGATAAGAGCTATAGTGGGGCATTTAAGAATCGTATGTTTTGCAATAAGAGCTATAGAGGGGCATTTAGGAATCGTATTTTTTGCAATAAGGGCTATAGAGGGTCATTTAGGAATCGTATGTTTTGCAATAAGAGCTATAGAGGGGCATTTAGGAATCGTATGTTTTGCAATAAGAGCTATAGAGGGGCATTTAAGAATCGTATGTTTTGCGATAAGAGCTTTAGAGGGGCATTTACGA
The sequence above is a segment of the Mercenaria mercenaria strain notata chromosome 3, MADL_Memer_1, whole genome shotgun sequence genome. Coding sequences within it:
- the LOC123524994 gene encoding uncharacterized protein LOC123524994, which gives rise to MSQELIDLEELVRTWVNDFPLDKSQRKDADDILSTDINWNHVRIHHGKTEYYDTIKKSTPKTHVLFSAHFTNDTDQQQVYTLKTERRTKSTCNISMEKCYTIGFSLDIKLCPPNPVIEANAGFKGEMSVKKADEESFEEELVWSVDNQISVPPKVKTKADLVLKEDEYTSHFKCETKFEGKIHVTLRSKRDNSPITTLTGDVRHIFRADQGFRVDKTGIYYVSQGRCKCRFGIEQHVRLSQIALKDVVDTDEDENTE